From Jeotgalibacillus haloalkalitolerans:
ACAGGCTTATCATAGCTTTCTGCAATTGCAGTTTCATGAGGAGCCCCAAGGTCATCTCCCCATTTAATATCGTCAAATCCTTTTTCATGTAGAAATTTAAGTGCATCATCATAAGTGATTCGCGGGAATGGTGCTTTAATTTTCTCAAGCACTGATGTGTCCCTGCCCAGTCTTGTCAATTCGAGCTGACAGTTTTCAAGAACAGACTGAACCACAAATGATACATACTGCTCCTGAACTACAAGGTTGTCTTCAAATTCATAGAATGCCATCTCCGGCTCGATCATCCAGAACTCGATTAAGTGGCGGCGTGTTTTAGACTTTTCAGCACGGAAAGTCGGACCGAATGAAAATACTTTTCCAAGAGCCATTGCAGCAGCTTCCATATATAATTGACCGCTCTGTGAAAGATAAGCATCTTCTTCAAAGTATTTTGTATGGAATAGCTCTGAAGTTCCTTCTGGTGCACTGCCCGTCAGAATTGGTGGATCTACCTTAACAAAGCCCTCTTTGTTAAAAAATTCATAAGTAGCACGGATAATCTCATTTCTGATTTTCATCACTGCATGCTGACGGTTAGAGCGCAGCCATAGATGACGATGGTCCATTAAGAACTCAGTACCATGTTCTTTTGGTGTAATCGGATAATCTGTTGACTCATGGATCACAGTCAGGTCTTTTACTTCCATTTCATAACCAAAAGGAGAGCGTGTATCCTCTTTAATTAAACCAGTCACGTAAATTGAAGATTCCTGCGTTAAGGATTTTGCTTTTTGAAAGATGTCTTCTCCTACTTCACTTTTAACGACAACTCCCTGAATAAATCCTGTACCGTCACGAAGCTGCAGGAAAGCGATCTTTCCACTTGAACGTTTATTTGCCAGCCAGGCGCCAATTGTTACTTCTTCTCCAACGTGGCTGCCGGCTTGTGAGATTGATGTTTTCACTCGATTTCCCTCCAGGAACATTAATATCTATTGTTTCATCACTAACGTATTATACCTTTGATACGTATATGGTTCAATCAGCGTTTTTTATTTTCAACATAGTCGCTGATCCGTGAAAGTGCAGTTTCAAGCGATGCCAGATCAGTTGCATAAGACAAACGGATGTTGTCAGGAGAGCCAAAACCTGAACCAGGAATCACTGCGACATTAGCCTCGCTTAACAGATCTTTTGCAAACTCGTCAACAGAGTCAAAACCGCAAAGTGCTGCAGCTTCTTTTACATTTGGAAATAAGTAAAATGCTCCCTGTGGTTTAATGCAGCGGAATCCCGGTATCCGGTTAACCTGATCAAATACTTTGTTCAGGCGGCTTTCAAATGCAGTTCTCATTTCCTCTACTGCATCCTGAGGTCCTTCATATGCTGCTAGTGCCCCGAATTGAGCAGTCGTTGTAGGATTCGATGTAGAATGACTTGCAAGGTTTGTCATCGCCTTAATAATATCTTTGCGCCCTGCAGCGTAACCGATTCTCCAACCGGTCATCGAATGTGATTTTGACACACCGTTC
This genomic window contains:
- the asnS gene encoding asparagine--tRNA ligase, yielding MKTSISQAGSHVGEEVTIGAWLANKRSSGKIAFLQLRDGTGFIQGVVVKSEVGEDIFQKAKSLTQESSIYVTGLIKEDTRSPFGYEMEVKDLTVIHESTDYPITPKEHGTEFLMDHRHLWLRSNRQHAVMKIRNEIIRATYEFFNKEGFVKVDPPILTGSAPEGTSELFHTKYFEEDAYLSQSGQLYMEAAAMALGKVFSFGPTFRAEKSKTRRHLIEFWMIEPEMAFYEFEDNLVVQEQYVSFVVQSVLENCQLELTRLGRDTSVLEKIKAPFPRITYDDALKFLHEKGFDDIKWGDDLGAPHETAIAESYDKPVFITHYPTSLKPFYMQPEAENEDVVLCADLIAPEGYGEIIGGSERIHDLELLEQRIKEHKLEPEAYQWYSELRKYGSVPHSGFGLGLERTVAWISGVEHVRETIPFPRLLNRLYP